The nucleotide window GCTCATAATTAGGTTACCTTTTCATCATTCTCAAAGTGTTCCAGTTTGGAAAGCTTCCCTGTTGTCACTATTTCATTAATCTGTGAATCAAATGATGAATGCAAAATCAATCTTTTCTTGGAACTTCTATGTTCAAATTCCATTTGGCCCATACTACAACTGTTCAGCATCATCTGGCACCTTTAGGTTTTATGCTATCAGCGAAAATGGCAACAGTTCTTTCCAGTAAAAAAGACAAAGAAATTAAGCCCATCATATTATTATGTAACAGGAAGGAGTATTAGTTTCTTTTACATTGGAGTCCAAAATACACTTGACGGCTTGTTAAAATGTTGAAAGAGTTGCGCACTACACTAGCAATCACCAACAAACAGCAAGAAGAATGATAGAATGAGACATACATACATGGTCTTTCAAAGATTTCCCAATGGTGGGGAGGTTTTTAACTTGGTCGCCACTTTCTATTTGAATTGGCAGTTTCTCAATTACGGGAATGGCCTTGTAATAGCTAAATGATCTCCGGTCATCTCCCATGGCTTCAAGAGAAACATAAAATTTCACAACAATCAACAAAATGATGAGAACATTACTTTGTACAATGTGTCAATGTCCTTTACCTCTATATATGTTGATAAGTTTTCCGAAAATCTCAGTGATGTTCCTGTTGAGGTCTGGTGGAGCATATGTTGTGGGTTCCCCAGAAGAAGCTTCCTGGTTGTATGACTAATGAATTAGCATGCAAAGCAGAAAACCCCATCTATGCCAAAATGAGATAAAGCCCAGAACTGAGAAGTGAAGACTTTCAAGTTTGCACACTCCATGGATGAAAACTTGATTAGATATAAAGTTGCTTGCCAATGGGCAACAGGGTTGAATTCCAATATTCAACAGACATAAGTACAATCTATAGCTCAAAGTTCATTAGAAATAATATTCTTCTTTTTTGATGGCTCACCGTGTATAAACTTTGACAAACTATAGAAGAATATGTGTGTCAAAATAAGCTAATTTAAGCTTTAGAGAAAAGATGGTTCAGGCACATTGGTTTATCAGGTCATGCTTATACCTCAATATCAAGAGACCCTACGGTGTCCTTGGTATCCCCAGAGCTAGTCTGGCTATGTGCAAGCTGGCCAGGCCCCTTTTGGACACCAGAACCATCATGCACATGTGTACTGGCGTCTTGATGCTCTCTGGTAGCTAGCTCTTTCTTCACACCCTGTCCACCAGTTCCTTTGTGATTCTCAGGATCCTCGGATGACATTTTGCTCCTCTTCGCGGGATTGGACGCGCCTGTACCTCCGGCACCAGCTGCCTTTTTGGGTTTAAATTCCTCTTCGTAGTTGATGGTGAACTTGTGCTCGGGCAGCCTCTCGCCAGACTTGAGGCATTCCTCCAGCCAATCGAAGGACACAACACTCTGCGATGAAAATCCAATGCACGGGTGAATACAGGCACTCGCTGCAGCCTCTCAGAAGGCTTCCCATACTAGCAGGGATATTTGACACCCACATTACTTTGGCAAGTGCCCCAAAGGACTAATAGCAAAACTTTCACAGCTCAATGCAGATGCACGATTGCGCATAGGAGAGAGTGGAGAGACTAGGGTTATACGGAGCCGAAGGGGGCCGGAGAGAGCGGCTAGTATTACCCCCTGGAAACGGTGGAGCCAGTCGGCGGTGAGCTCCCGGAGCAGCGCCTTGGCGTCGGCGGCGAGCACGTGGTTGATCCTGGCGCCCTTGGCGTCGGCGTCCTTCTTCTCGAGCCGGCCCCCCATCTGCACCAGCTTCTGCTTCCACACCTGCGAGGGCCGCCGCCGCAATCCAAAAAAACCTAAGCAAGAATGGAAGGCGAATCGGAGGGGCGGCGGAAGGGGGGGAGAAGCGGCGACCTCGAGGCGGCGGGACTGCACGCCGTGGGGCACGAAGAAGGCGGAGACGCCGCGGAATATCCCCTCGGCGTCCCTCGGCGGCTCCGCCGGCTTCCGCTTCGGCGCCATCGGAGCTCTCCTcgctccctccctccctccgTCCGTCGCCGCTGGGGTTTTGAGGTTTTAGGTTGTTCTAGCACTTTTTCCTTATGGAAGGTTGTTCTGAATATCTATCTGGCCACAGCACATCTGCATGAGGGCATACATTGCTGCTGAGCTTCGAGTCTTCGACCACAGGACAGAGCAAACACTCAAATATCTATCTATCTAGCCATAGCACACAGGCAAAGCAATTCTGAAACAGCTCAGGTTCAGCAAGCACAAACAAATCTGAACCAAACTGTCATGTACATCATCTGATATACAACAAAAATATGAGCAACAAACCAAACCACACCAACAGAAATATCTGTCGTAAAAAGGTAAAAGACCACAATGCTGCCCTCCTCCTAATGTGGGGAGGGGCTTATTGCTTGTGAGTGAGTAAACCAAGTAAATACCCTCCCTATCCTTCTCTCTTTTCTCCCTCAAATTTTACAACTCAAGCATTGTacagacaaaaacaaacaaaaatgGCACGCAAAACTATCAAACAACGGTAGTATCGATCCTTCTCCCGGTTAAGAACTGTTTACTGAAGCTCACTAACAGGGATGTCTGTGCTCGGCTAACCACTGTCCCGGTGAGCTCAGGCTGATGTGTTTGTCTCTGTGGCTGGTGAGGGTTTGTCGGTGGCCGAGTCCATGTCGTCGTGCGATGGCGCCTCGATGACAGCATCGTCATGCGACGGCTTCTCGCTGGCTGcgccttcttcctcttcctctgaaGGTTTGTCAGTGACTGGCTTCTCAAGAGACGTGATATCCTCTGATGACTTCACAGTGGCGTCTTCTTTCTCCTCCGATGGTTTCTCGATATCTGTTCTGTCGTTTGATGGCTCAGCACTGGCTTCATCTTCCACTGATGGTTTGTCGGTGACTGGCTCCTCAACAGCCATGCTGTCCTCTGATGGCTTATCAAGATCCACTCTCTCGTCTGATGGCTCAGCACCCACCTTGTCTTCCTCTGAAGGTTTGTCAGCGGTTGGTTTCTCAAGAGCCACGCTGTCCTCTACTGGCTTCATAGCATCATCTTTTTCCTCTGATGGCTTCTCGAGATCCACTGTGTTGTTTGATGGCTCAGCACTCACCTCATCTTCCTCCGAAGGATTCTTAAGAGCTGCATTGTCTTCTGCTGGCTCCACACCTACCTCACCTTCATCTGATGGCTTCTCAGGAGTAACGGCATCCTCTGATGGCTTCTCGGGAGCTGAGCTGTCCTCTGATATCTCAACGATGGCCTCACCGACATATGTGGGTTCTTCGACAGATGTGGCGCTTTCTGGTGTTGTATCTAATGCAATGCTTTGAGGCAGTGTCTCATCAGAAATTTCACGCTGTGCAGGTTCCTCGGTGGCAGTGCTGATCTTTGGAGTGCTTTCAGGCAGTGTTTCAGTAGCTAAGCTACTTTCTGATGGATTATCAGTAACAACGTTAGTCTCAGTTTCGAGTGGCTTCTCAATAGATACATCCTTTTGAGGTTCCAATGGCTGATCAGTTAAATTATGAGGAGCTGCATCCATTTGACGTTCTGATCGCTCCTCAGGCTCTGATGGCTGTCCGGATGATTCAACAGCAGCTGCATCACCTTGAGACTCAGATAGCTTCTCAGTAGACACGTTACTTTGATGGACTACTGGTTCCTCCACTGATGCGTCACTTTGAGGTTCTGGTAGCTGCTCAGCCGACTGATCAGCAGTTGCATCTGTTTGTGGTTCTGATAACTTCACGGCAGCTGTGTCAAATTGAAGCTGCAATGACTCCTCAGCAATTGCATCACTACTAGGCTCTGTTTGATCCTTGTCATCTGCTTCATGCTGAGATTCCAATGGCTGCTCTGTAGATGCATCTTCTTGTTGTTGCAATGGTTGCTCCACTGGAACCTCTGCCGGTGCAACACTTTGAGATTCTGATGACTGCTCAATGCCTGCATCATTTTTAGATTCCATTATCTGGTCAGTTGCCTCTTGAGGAACCACAGCGTCTTGGGATTCCAACGTCTGCTCAACAGTTAGCTTACTTTGAGACTCTGACAAGTTCTCACCAGATGCAGCCCCATCTTGCTCTGATGGATCCTTCGTCAGTTCGGCAGAAGAGGCATCAATTTGAGGCTCTGGTATCTTCTTGAGGGAGACATCATCTTGTGTCATCAGGTCCCTTTGTGGTGTAGCATCAGCAATATCTTCACTTTGAAGTTGTTTCTCAACAATATCTTCAGTCTGAAGTTGCTCCTTGGAAGATTCATTCATTTGTAATGGCTTCTCTTGAGAACTTTCTTGTGATGGCTTCCCGGTGATCGAAGCTTTTCGAGGTGCCTTTTCTTGAGAACTTCCTTGTGATGGCTTCTCGGCGGTTGCAGCAATTTGAGGTGTCTTTGCCTCAGATGGCTTCTCTTGAGAACTTTCTTGTGATGGCTTCTCGATGATCGCAGCAGTTTGAGGTGCCTTTTCTTGAGATGGCTTCTCTTGAGAACTTTCTTCCGATCGCTTCTCGGTGATCACAGTGACTTGAGGTGTCTTTTCTTGTAATGGTTTCTCTTGAGAACTTTCTTGTGATGGCTTCTCGATCACTGCCTTGGTTTGCAATGCTTTATTGGTAGCCATATCACTCGCTGCCAGATTTTTTGGAGTTGTACTTCTTTGCCATGACTTCTTCACAGCCATGTTGCTCGGGGCTGGCTTCGTGACGGTCACATTGCTTTGTGTTGTTGTCACAGCTGCTGCTGCACTGCTTTGTGATGGCTTCTCAAACGGCGTGTTACGCTTCCACTGCCGTTTGATCGCTCCAGTACTTTCAGTTTTCTTTGCATCAACTACACTACTCTGGGGTTGCTTCTCGGTTCTCGTGTTGAATTGCCATGGCTTTTTCACTACTACTGCAGTGTCCTCCGAAGGCTTCACATCATCTGCATTAGTTTGTTGAGGTTCCTCACTGGGCTGCTGTAGCACAGCTGCATTAGTTTGTTGAGGTTCCTCACTGGGCTGCTGTAGCACAGCTGCATCGGTTTGTGGAGGTTCCTCACTGGGCTGCTGTAGAACAGTAACCACTGTACTGGTTTCCACTGGTTTCATATCAACCTCACTGCTCTGCAGAGATTTCTCACTGGCTATTCTGCGGCCCCATGGTCTTTTAATTGTTGTGCTGCTATCTAATGGCTTTGTGTCACTCGTCGGTGACGGCTTCTCGGTTGGTCCACTGTTTTGTTTCTGGTTCTCAGCAACCACAGGGCGTTGCCATGTTTTTTTGACCACTTTGCCGCTTTCTGATGGCTTCACATCATCTGCACTGGTTGATGCTGGCTTATCCGATGGTAACATGCTCTGCTGTGGGTTCTCAGTAGCTACACTGTGCTGCCATGACTTTTTTACCCCTGTGCTGCTGTCCGACGGTTTCCCATTAGACCCATTACTGGATGACGGCTTCTCAATGGCTGCATCGCTCGGTGATGGCTTTTCAGTTGATGCACTAATCACTGACGGCTTATTTGTGGGAAGACTGCGTTGCCATGGTTTTCTTATGGCCGCACTGCTTCCTGATGGCTTAGTATCAACCACACTGCTCTGATGTGGCTTCTCGGCACTGCTTTCAAATGGCTTATTGTTAACTACAGGACTCTTTGACTCACTCTCAGTAACACTTTCACTTTCTGCTGACTTCTCGACTGTGCTTTCTGATGGTTTAGGAACATCAATGCTACTCTGCAATGGGTTTTCAGCTGCAACATCATTTTGGGATGGTTTGTCAGCTGTGAGCTCATTTTCTGAGGTCTTCTCACCGATTTCATCACCTTGACCTGGCTTGTTGGTGGCTTCTCCAGTTTCTGGTAGTTTCTCGACAGCCACTTTTGCATTTACAGTGTTCTCCTCGAACTGACTGAAGTTTCCCTTGACCATAAACAACTGAGAATGGTGGGTCTTGCAATAAAGTTTGCCTTCATGTGTGACATTGTTGGATGGGCTGAGTGTACAACCACCATGGGTGCAACGGAAGCATGATTTATGATACGCGCCCCCGTTAAGATCAACCTGAAAGAAATTAGTTGAATCAAAAACAAGTTCAATAAGGTAAATACAGGAAGTGATAGAATGAGAAAGGAAAGACATTCAAAGAAAAAATATTGCTAAAAATGCAAACATTATAGGCATTTATTGGATCTGCCATAGATGCTGATGATAATTAGATGTCACTTCTGCAGCTGTGCACTATGTTATAAGAAGGCGTTAAAGACCCAACACATACTATTGGATTGGTATAACATCTCTTCACCCAAAAAAAAATGATTTGGCTCGTGGGCGAGATATTGATTAGTTCTTTTTTCCTCCctgctactccctccgtaaactaatataaggtttacagagggagtacttgcAAGTGGGATTAGAGAACTGCATTAGATGTGGGAATCTGCCAGATCGTAATTCTAATAATAAACATGACACGTTTTATTACATTTGCAATTGCCATGAAACTAGTCTTGTCATGAATTATGAAAATTTTAGCAAGATGACAGGACAAACGACAATTCTTCTGTACAACTTACATACACAGTAACTCCGGCCATTATAGAGAGAACCAAATACACAGAATACTTATTTTTCTGGGCAGTTGATGGTTTAATGTGCATTAAAGTAGCAGCCAAAGATTAAATAATACTGACCTTTTCAAGAGGGTACACAGTCTTGTTACAAACTACGCACTTGTCTTGCGTGCCAACAAACATACTAGAGAATCTGCTGTTTTGCTGGCCCTGCATTTTGGAAAAATATCAAGGAGGAAATGGACATACTGTTGTGTATATCGCAACATAAGACAAACAatttcaatactatgaatatgctTCAACCACACAAAAGGCGTGTCCTACAGAAGCTCAATACCTTGGGTCCATTTGATTTTTCTGATTTAGCTGATCTTGTCACACCTGACATAATACAGAATTGCTCCCAAATTTAGAGAATAGTATGACAAAATAATCCTGAAAATAAAGACATCTGAGTGCGAATGATCAAGTGTTGCCTTCAGTACCTTCAAAACTTTTTTCCAAACTGCCAGTTGATTTTAATATCTGGTCATAGTGAGGTTTGCAGTACAGGACACCTTCGATGGAAGAATAATTGCTAAACTGCAGAACAAacaagaaagaaaagaaaaggtttagttaaaatgttactttacttttatGTTTCAAAGATGTAGCTTTAGCCACAAACAGGAAAACATGGTACCAGTGCCAAGTAATATGATGTAGCATAAAAGATTTAATGCGAGCATTTCTGCTTTCAGCAAAACAATTAAGTTCTCAAATAATAGAGTATAGACTATGTCAAGCATGTGGTCCGAAGGAATATTCAATAATGCAAGGAGCCCATTTCCAATCTAGGACTAAGAGCGCATATGAACTTAAATTTGTCTTTGGCTTTATCGGTAGTTCATCATGTCAACTGGCTACATCTTTATCATAGCTATAAACTGCTTTTATGCCACTAAAAGAGAATTACAGGGATCATAAAACAGATCAGGGCTCAAGGGGTCCACTCCACCCATGGGCAAATCATCACTGAACTGCATGTGCTATGCTGTCTTGCCCGTTTCTTTAAGGAAAGGCAAGTACAGAGAACTAATCATACTAAATAGTATGACACATTGTGCAACGAAGATGGACTCCTCGAATAAAGTTAAATGCATAATATAACATCATGTCTTTTATTCTAGAAGAAAAGGAATGCCGTTAGAGATGCCTTAAACCGCGTGGCACTCATTACCACTCCCTGCTGAACAACCTGCAGGATGTGAAATGGACAAAATCGTTGCGGTTGACATGAACACGCAGCCTAACTTCATAACTGGCTGTGGTTGAGAAGGAGAAACCCACACAGCAAGTACAAGCACTAACCAACGCATCAATCAACTGAACAATTTGAACAGGGACAGACAATCATAAGCAAGCTAATGATGCCCAGGTACGCATTACTAGTACTTACCTCCCATAAAGCTCGCAATAATAGCCTGAATCACGGGGGGATAAGCATGCAAGCATCTTATAAATCATAGCATCCGTCCTACTTTAGTACTAGCACTTTATTTGTACCATCATCTGAACAGTGGAACTCTAGTTGGCTCGCATGATTCATTCTGGTCAAGGGGGGAGGGAATTGACCTGGAGGGTGCTCTTGCAGTGGTGGCAGCGGAAGCAGGGGCGGTGGTAGGCGCGGCCGTCGGCGGCGAGCTCCTCGACGGGGTACACCTTCTTGCCGCAGGAGGCGCACTTCTGCGTGGTgccgccccacgccgccgccatCCCCTCCCCCTCCCCGTCCGCCTCCCCGTCGCTGGCCAGCGCAGCCCCCGCGTCCCGCTCTTCTCGCCGCCTCGCGATGGCTAGGTGCGTGTGGGAGGAGGAAGGAtcggggggagggagggagggagggagaggagaggagaaaggaGGCGACGATGGGGATGATGATTAGTGGAGGTGAAAGCGGCGGCAGCACAGCTCAGAGCtgcggagggaggagaggggggagggggaggcTTGGCAGAGAGCAGAGAATAACGAGCGGCAGCGCACGCAGCAGCGGAGTTGGTGCGGTGTGCGCTCCTACTTTCGTCAAAAGGGAGAGGGATTTGCTACGCCCACCACTCCACGCTGCTGCATATCCATCCGGCCATTCGGGCGTGTGTCGTGCGGCGTTGATGATGATGATTGAGCACAAAGAAAAAAACATTTATGCTTGTTTTTCCTCTAGGAATAATATGTGCCTTTAGGGCATGTTCAATGCCTAGGCGCTTGCATGGGCGCTTAAGGAAATACAAGAAAAAAAAAATCATATAGCAGCGGTGTTAGCATCCAGTCCTCCAACGGCAATGACAAGGTACAGGTGCTTAACAGGACGCACTTTGTGTCATACCTCGAAAGAAAAAACGGGCTAGCGCCTAGGGCCAGAAGTAGCGTCGACGCTAGCCTGAATCCTGGGCTTAGCCGGGAATAGGAAAAAACGGCCGGGATATTAGGCTTAACTACTGGGGATTTGATCCTAGCGCCCAGTCTAAGCGTCCCCGTTGTAGCTGCTCTTAGGCCGGTAATATGAGCAATATTTCCGCGCCGCATTCATGCTGGCCCGGAGCAGCAGGGGCTGAATTGATGCCGCATTTCTTTTTTTGGAAAAGAAGGCTTGCCCTCGGTCTCTGCATCGGAACGATGCATGCAACCATCTTaaagcatctccagccgttgccCTCCTAGGAGGCATAAAAATTGCTCCCTGGGGGCGAGCCGGTGATACAATCGACGCTGGGGGCGGTTGGGCATCCAGTCGTCGCCCTCAGGTCGCCCCTCAGGCATCGAGATTGGCCCAGTTTTCGACCCACTTTCGGCAAATAAAGGCCTCGTATGGGCGAGAATCAGCCCATATTTGGCATGGctcggcgttcaattatcaacataaatattttttatcacatagttcatcacagaaaatcaaatagttcaacaaaatagtgcaacaacaaatagttcaatacaaattatataattcaacaaataaaaactcatatttcatcacacgtcgAGCCCGCGtcgcccttgagcctccataggtgctccaccagatcctgctgcagttgatgatgcacctgtgggtctcggatctcctgacgcataccGAGGTAGGCAATCCAGGTTGCCGGTAcctggtgatcaacttcggctagaggaccctgcctgtagtatggttaagtgtcaaacactggctcttcctgctcgctcttgatgatcatgttgtggaaggtgacacagcaagtcatgatctcccatatttgatctttcgaccaggtctgagcAGGGTAGCGgacaacagcaaatcgagattggagcacaccaaaagcccgctcgacatcctttcTGCAAGCCTCATGCACCTTGGCAAAGTGGGACTTCTTGCCTCCTAGCACAACATTTGAGATAGTCTTCACAAATGTAGACCATCTCGAATAGATGCCATCAGCTaggtagtaccccttgttgtagtgcCGCTCATTGACCTCGAaattcaccggaggagaatgaccttcaacaagcttggcaaagacaggggaacactgcagcacgttgatgtcattgtgagttcctggcataccagaGAAGGTGTGCCAAATCCAAAGGTCCTATGTGGCCACCGCCTCaagtaccacactgcaaccgcctttggcgcctttgtacatcccctgccaagcaaatgggcagttcttccatttccaatgcatgcagtcgatgcttccaaacattccaagaaatcctcttgctgcattctatGCTAGGATCTGAGTAGTGTCTTTCGCATTGGGTGTTCGCAAGTATTgcggtccaaacactgccaccactgcccgacagaacttgtagaaacactcaatggtggtggactcggccatgcgcccatagccatcgagtgaatcactgggagctccgtatgcaagcatcctcatcgttgtcgtgcacttctggatcgaggtgaatccaagtttgccggtgcaatccttcttgcacttgaagtagttgtcgaactcccggatggaattcacaatcccggggaaagctttcggctcatccgataacgacGCCGAAATGTTTTGTCGCCGTGCAGTGGAGcgtcggcgaagtagtcggagtagagcatgcagtagccttcaagacgatgccggttctttgctttcatccacctcggcgccgagccacctcgtcgcggcttttcattgctcgccagcaggGCGGCGAGGACCATGAGATGTTCCTCTCCTGGACGTCggcctcggcttcctcctccagcagcacGGCGAGCGCTTCCTCGTCGTCCAAGTCCATCACCGAGGCAGGAAaatcgccgaacaccttgcgccCGGTGGGCGCGTACCCGCCGCTAAACCGTCCCTCCGCGGCCGGAAACAGCATGAAAAACGCTCAGCTGCTGGTGGAGGGGATGCCTCGCCGAACCTCTGCTCTTTTTTCGGCTGGGATTGGCTATCTAGCGGTGAAGGGCGGTGGGCGGCGCCGGGATACAGCTGTTGGCGGCCGAGCGCGCGGGGGGTGGGAGGCGAGCCGGGGAAGAAAAACTTGACTTTTCGCCTGATGGTGTGGGCCAGCCGTGCTTTTCTCTTGCGCCGGAGCCCCCGAGTGCCCCCCAatgcgccgggttcggcctgcgATCGCCGGGCCCAAAAACGGGGCGAACCGGCAGATTTTAgcgtcctgggggcgcgactggagcgttttttcggcgccggcgccaaaaaagtggcctgggggcctgttgggggcgcggctggagatgctcttagtctCAAAGTAGCACAAAGTCATAAAAGTATTACAGCTCGTAAGCGGAgcaaaaagtaaaagaaaagtgAATGCTCAAAATCACAACCGGTATGACAATGTAAAGGACAAACTCCCTAGACTCATATCCTATTATGCGACCATCATCCGAACCTGTTGAACATAGCCCGTGCTACCATCTCGCACTGCTTGCACCCAGTAACCAAAGGCTCCCTGGAGTCCGTAAGAGTGAGTAAGGACCACGTACGGATCCATGCGATAGCTCTGAAAATGACATGCAAGAAAGTTAAAGTATGTTGTCTGTTAAAAATCATATCATTCCTGCAATTCCATATAGCCCATATAAGCGCACATATTTCAATCTGAATACGAGCCGCAGTAATATGATCAACCCCAGCTAACCACGTCCCAAAGAGCGATTCAATGTTAACTGGAGGAGTAATGTTAAAGGCTATATGGATTGTTCTCCAAAGCAATTTCGTGAGTGGGCACTCTATGAACAAGTGTTGTATTGTTTCATGATGATCACAAAAATAACAACGGGAACTACCTACCGACCACCTCTTTACTAAGTTATCTTTGGTGAGTATCACTTGCTTGTGTACGAACCACATAAAGATTTTAATGCGCAAGGGAACCTTAACCTTCCAAATATGTAACGATCTCGAGATTGGGCTAGGATTAATTAAATCCATGTAAAAAGATTTCACCATAAACACCCCATTTCTAGCTAACTTCTAGTGCATCGAATCGGGTTGGTCGGATAACTGAACATCTATCAATCTCCGAACCAAGTGCATCCAGGCATTCCATCGCTCACCAACTAACGCACGTCTAAACTGAATATTCAAGGGATTCGATTGAAATATTGTGCCTACGTAATCCTCCTTGCGTTGAACAATGTTATATAGGGTGGGGTATTGTATGGCTAGTGGTGTCTCCCCTAACCACGTATTCTCCCAAAATCTTGTTGACATCTCATTGCCAACCAAGAATTTGACCCTACGAAAGAACAAATCTTTCGTTCGCATGAGTCCCTTCCAGAATGGCGAGTCAGTTGGCCTCACGGTGACCTGGGCTAGCATTTTCGACTGTAGATACTTATTGCATAGTATCTGTGCCCACATACTCTCCGGCTCTGTCTCTAACATGTAGAGACATTTACTCATAAGACATTTATTCTTAATTTCTAGGTTTTCAATACtgagacccccttggtctttggGTCGGCATAAAATATCCCATCGTGCGAGACGATACTTCTTCCTGGCCTCATTTGACTACCAGAAAAATCGAGATCGAAAGAAATCAAGTCTCTTCTGCACCCCTTTCGGTACCTCGAAGAAAGATAGTAGGAACATCGACATACTAGTAAGTACTGAGTTGATCAGCACTAGCCGACCTCCATAAGACATTAGCTTGCCCTTCTAGCAACTAGGATTGTTTTCAATTCGATCTTCGATGCACTTCCATTCTTTATTAGATAACTTACAGTGATGAATCAGTGTGCCCAAATAACTGAAGGGCAAAGAACCTAATTCACACCCAAACAATTGTCTATATGTGTCTTGCTCTTCTTTGGCCTTACCAAAGCAGAACAACTAGCTCTTGTGAAGTTTATTTTCAACCCGCTCTTGTGAATTGATGCCGCGTGATGTGACCGGACGGGAGGCCTGACGCAACTAGATGGGTGTCGATGCTTTAAAGCGGGCGTGTCGTCCCGAGAAACCAACCTCGGACGCTGCGCCGCATTGAAGCGGGTTGACCGTCCGTTCACCTGGCTTGGTCGTGCCTATTCAATACATGCTCTAACAACGTCCACATCCACACCTTCGCGTTCAACTGCTTCTCTAAACTCCTCCTCTCCTCATCCACACCATGCCCAAGTTGTACTTCTTTGTATCGACAGGCAGCAACGGTGGCGACGAATCTTGGCGTCGTCGTCATTGCTCTTCGAGGTCCTCGGGTTCCACGGCTGTCGGCTCCCCCGACAAGGaggagatcatcatcatcatccgcTCCGTCAGCAGTCGCGCCCCCTCTCGTAGGACGTGGGGACGGGCGAGGAGTTCGTCCATCAGATCGAGTTGCTGACATAACAGTTGCTCCAGAAACGTGGCCTAATGCCCCCTCGCCGCCGCCTGCCGTCAAGGAGGAGCTGCACTCCCCGTTGTGCTACCGCGTCCAGCAAGAGCTGGTGTCGCCTCTCTGCCACATGGAGGAGGAGCCGGCGTCCCCCCAACACAACCGCGGCATCCAAATCATGCTCCGCATGAAGGAGAAGCCACGCATCCCCCAACACAATTGCGGCATCCAAACCGTGCTTCGCATGAAGGAGAAGCCACACATCCCCCC belongs to Triticum urartu cultivar G1812 chromosome 7, Tu2.1, whole genome shotgun sequence and includes:
- the LOC125518710 gene encoding DNA polymerase lambda isoform X2, coding for MAPKRKPAEPPRDAEGIFRGVSAFFVPHGVQSRRLEVWKQKLVQMGGRLEKKDADAKGARINHVLAADAKALLRELTADWLHRFQGSVVSFDWLEECLKSGERLPEHKFTINYEEEFKPKKAAGAGGTGASNPAKRSKMSSEDPENHKGTGGQGVKKELATREHQDASTHVHDGSGVQKGPGQLAHSQTSSGDTKDTVGSLDIEEASSGEPTTYAPPDLNRNITEIFGKLINIYRAMGDDRRSFSYYKAIPVIEKLPIQIESGDQVKNLPTIGKSLKDHVWKLSKLEHFENDEKVRTVSLFGEVWGVGPATALKLYDKGHRTLDDLRKDDSLTYAQRTGLKFFDDIRQRIPRHEVSEMEKLLQDVGKDILPGVIIVCGGSYRRGKSSCGDMDIVITHDDGKSHVGFLPKFVQRLKDINFLREDLIFSINSIEGTDSGVDTYFGLCTYPGRELRHRIDLKVYPRNRYASGLLAWTGNDVLNRRLRILAESKGYVLDDTGLYLATQSSGGKRAGRSEAIVNCHEEKDVFDTLGFPYLEPHERNL
- the LOC125518710 gene encoding DNA polymerase lambda isoform X1, whose protein sequence is MAPKRKPAEPPRDAEGIFRGVSAFFVPHGVQSRRLEVWKQKLVQMGGRLEKKDADAKGARINHVLAADAKALLRELTADWLHRFQGSVVSFDWLEECLKSGERLPEHKFTINYEEEFKPKKAAGAGGTGASNPAKRSKMSSEDPENHKGTGGQGVKKELATREHQDASTHVHDGSGVQKGPGQLAHSQTSSGDTKDTVGSLDIEEASSGEPTTYAPPDLNRNITEIFGKLINIYRAMGDDRRSFSYYKAIPVIEKLPIQIESGDQVKNLPTIGKSLKDHINEIVTTGKLSKLEHFENDEKVRTVSLFGEVWGVGPATALKLYDKGHRTLDDLRKDDSLTYAQRTGLKFFDDIRQRIPRHEVSEMEKLLQDVGKDILPGVIIVCGGSYRRGKSSCGDMDIVITHDDGKSHVGFLPKFVQRLKDINFLREDLIFSINSIEGTDSGVDTYFGLCTYPGRELRHRIDLKVYPRNRYASGLLAWTGNDVLNRRLRILAESKGYVLDDTGLYLATQSSGGKRAGRSEAIVNCHEEKDVFDTLGFPYLEPHERNL